The Rhodocytophaga rosea genome has a segment encoding these proteins:
- a CDS encoding class I SAM-dependent methyltransferase, with translation MEFSDAIELIRHPESGNVSRSIWADLGCGSGLFSFALAALLPEGSHIYAIDKNPVSLNKHSKPAQTIIQPQQADFVTQELSLPPLDGILMANSLHYVKDKISCLTKLSTYLKENGAYIIVEYNTETANRWVPYPIRFETLKDMFATLGYTKVNKLREKPSLYGRANLYAAYISR, from the coding sequence ATGGAATTTTCAGACGCTATTGAGCTTATCCGGCATCCGGAATCAGGAAACGTAAGCCGGAGTATATGGGCAGATCTGGGATGCGGAAGCGGGTTATTTTCCTTTGCCTTAGCAGCCCTATTGCCGGAAGGAAGCCACATTTATGCCATCGATAAGAATCCGGTGAGCCTGAATAAACATTCTAAACCGGCACAGACCATTATTCAACCACAACAGGCAGATTTCGTAACCCAGGAACTTTCATTGCCTCCCCTGGATGGTATACTCATGGCTAACTCTTTGCATTATGTGAAAGATAAGATTTCATGCCTTACTAAACTGAGTACTTATCTGAAAGAAAATGGTGCTTATATTATTGTGGAGTATAATACCGAAACAGCAAACAGATGGGTTCCCTATCCGATTCGTTTTGAGACGCTGAAGGATATGTTCGCAACACTGGGATACACCAAAGTGAATAAACTGCGTGAAAAACCATCTTTGTATGGAAGAGCTAACTTATATGCTGCCTATATCAGCCGATAA
- a CDS encoding 3-keto-disaccharide hydrolase, whose amino-acid sequence MKKSNFFIVFTSLFLILFTTGYLWIQPKADPDKKEWKPLFNGKNLEGWDIKIAGHPLNENYKNTFRFENGMVRISYDEYDRFNDKYGHMYYKEPFSHYILRFEYRFTGKQTPGGASWNVRNSGIMFHSQSAKSLTLGQEFPVSLEYQTLGGLDKGERHTGNLCTPGTIVHMDGKLNPNHCIDSDSKTYNGDGWVKGQILVLGDSLISHIVEGDTVLSYQQPQIGEANWAQGKEDAYSAIWKSKNGQALKEGYIALQAESHPIDFRNVELLNLKGCMNKNCPNYKSYYVVPGPCNCKKK is encoded by the coding sequence ATGAAAAAAAGTAACTTTTTTATTGTTTTTACCTCTCTGTTTCTCATCCTCTTCACCACAGGTTATTTATGGATACAGCCTAAAGCTGACCCTGATAAAAAAGAATGGAAGCCATTGTTTAACGGAAAAAATCTGGAGGGTTGGGACATAAAAATTGCCGGGCATCCTTTAAATGAAAATTACAAAAATACGTTCAGGTTTGAAAATGGCATGGTCCGGATCTCCTACGATGAATATGACCGTTTTAATGACAAATATGGCCATATGTATTACAAAGAGCCTTTTTCGCACTATATCCTGCGCTTTGAATACCGTTTCACCGGCAAACAAACACCCGGCGGCGCCAGCTGGAACGTACGCAACAGTGGAATCATGTTTCATTCGCAGTCAGCCAAAAGCCTTACTCTGGGCCAGGAGTTTCCGGTATCTCTGGAATATCAGACTTTAGGAGGTTTAGATAAAGGTGAACGGCATACAGGCAATTTATGTACACCCGGCACTATTGTGCATATGGATGGCAAACTCAATCCTAACCATTGTATTGATTCAGATTCTAAAACGTATAATGGCGATGGCTGGGTAAAAGGACAGATTCTTGTTCTGGGCGATTCACTTATTTCGCATATCGTGGAGGGCGATACAGTCCTTAGCTATCAGCAGCCGCAGATTGGAGAAGCAAACTGGGCACAGGGGAAAGAAGATGCATATTCAGCAATATGGAAAAGCAAAAATGGGCAAGCACTCAAAGAAGGTTATATTGCTTTGCAGGCGGAAAGTCATCCCATTGATTTCCGTAACGTTGAACTCCTCAATTTGAAAGGTTGCATGAATAAAAACTGCCCGAACTACAAATCATATTATGTAGTACCAGGGCCATGTAATTGTAAGAAGAAATAA
- a CDS encoding response regulator has protein sequence MKQFNKVLLVEDEEIDAFLSKTILLQMGIAKEIVLCKNAEQALSYINSLPKENASTQEDVDLILLDIRMPGMDGFEFLQELRETYQQNYTVIMLSSSEDTSDITKAAQFQAGYYLVKPLTIDKVRKMVTRCFAPLTSSKKQA, from the coding sequence ATGAAACAATTTAATAAAGTATTGTTAGTAGAAGATGAGGAAATAGATGCTTTTTTGAGTAAAACGATTCTATTGCAAATGGGTATTGCCAAAGAGATTGTTCTTTGTAAAAATGCAGAGCAAGCCTTGTCATATATTAATAGCTTGCCTAAAGAAAATGCTTCCACCCAGGAGGATGTTGATTTGATTTTGCTTGATATCAGGATGCCTGGCATGGATGGGTTTGAATTTCTCCAGGAACTGAGAGAAACCTATCAGCAAAACTATACGGTAATCATGTTATCTTCCTCCGAAGATACCAGCGACATTACGAAGGCAGCCCAGTTCCAGGCGGGATATTACCTGGTTAAACCACTTACTATTGATAAGGTAAGAAAGATGGTCACCCGCTGCTTTGCCCCGCTTACTTCCTCAAAAAAACAGGCTTAA
- a CDS encoding chryseobasin-related MNIO class RiPP peptide: MKLSKTLLGAILLGIALETTSCLTAEEAPQPESEQGSKNEPEGTIPDSCPGCGMG, encoded by the coding sequence ATGAAACTCTCAAAAACGCTGCTTGGCGCCATTCTGCTGGGCATTGCCCTTGAAACCACATCTTGTTTAACCGCTGAAGAAGCTCCACAGCCAGAGTCAGAACAAGGATCCAAAAATGAACCAGAAGGTACTATACCTGACAGTTGTCCGGGTTGTGGCATGGGTTAA
- a CDS encoding alpha/beta hydrolase, whose translation MRNFNTSVSILLLFCLIFFVGATTFCAAQIPDRIKSIFPASTVFHQNIPYAGDTLKKHLLDIYLPSQSKGKLPLVIWVHGGGWMTNDKYADMGYMKQTVKDFLDNGYAFASIDYRFSTTAPFPAQMHDCNQAIEFLYQQASKYNIDRERIALIGFSAGGHLASVLGLSNNNSVTGFYPAQKKPSFKIKAVVDFYGPSDLLAFSSDPEILAAENPISLLLGASPIKRPDLAKAASPVSYVDKNDPPFLIIHGEKDESVPYTQSLLLQSYLDQVKVKNEVIIVDGAPHFGEKFDSESIRTKIFEFLKANL comes from the coding sequence ATGCGAAATTTTAACACCTCAGTAAGCATACTCCTTTTATTTTGTTTGATCTTTTTTGTGGGAGCCACCACATTCTGTGCCGCACAAATCCCTGACCGTATCAAAAGCATTTTTCCTGCCTCTACTGTCTTTCACCAGAATATACCCTATGCTGGCGATACCTTAAAAAAACACCTGCTGGATATATACCTCCCATCACAGTCCAAGGGTAAATTGCCATTAGTGATATGGGTACATGGCGGCGGCTGGATGACCAATGATAAATATGCCGATATGGGGTATATGAAACAGACGGTCAAAGATTTTCTGGATAATGGGTATGCCTTTGCCTCTATCGATTACCGTTTCAGCACAACTGCACCCTTTCCTGCCCAAATGCATGACTGCAACCAGGCCATAGAATTTCTTTACCAGCAAGCGTCGAAATATAATATCGACCGGGAACGAATAGCACTTATTGGTTTTTCGGCAGGCGGCCATCTGGCTTCTGTACTGGGCTTATCCAATAATAATTCAGTCACAGGATTTTATCCGGCTCAGAAGAAACCTTCCTTTAAAATCAAAGCCGTAGTAGACTTTTACGGGCCATCAGATTTACTGGCATTCTCCAGCGATCCTGAAATACTGGCAGCCGAAAATCCCATCTCATTATTATTGGGTGCTTCCCCCATAAAAAGACCTGATCTGGCAAAAGCTGCCAGCCCGGTTAGTTATGTAGATAAAAATGATCCTCCGTTTCTGATCATTCATGGGGAGAAAGATGAGTCAGTACCCTATACCCAGTCCTTGTTGCTGCAATCTTATTTAGATCAGGTAAAAGTTAAAAATGAAGTAATTATTGTAGATGGTGCGCCACATTTCGGCGAAAAGTTCGATAGTGAATCCATCCGGACAAAAATCTTCGAGTTCCTGAAAGCCAATTTATAA
- a CDS encoding YdcF family protein, with translation MKSPAETVFEYLYLRDPVSKADVVIGFGHFDPKIPAKCGELYLAGMAPQIIFTGGMGAGTADLGEPEALYFTKVLYQTYPSIPKPVVITESTSANTGENLRFTAALLQTKYPHLAFDTSMQRVIIVANAYRQRRVFHTCQLYFSQVTWINCPPETSYQAEWEMFASKGENLDVQLVGETERLLTYPAKGFMSSISIPDQIMEAYHTLKESL, from the coding sequence ATGAAATCGCCGGCAGAAACTGTTTTTGAGTATTTATATCTGAGAGACCCTGTTTCAAAAGCAGATGTGGTTATCGGTTTTGGTCATTTCGATCCGAAAATTCCAGCCAAGTGTGGCGAACTTTATTTGGCAGGAATGGCTCCACAGATCATTTTTACTGGCGGTATGGGGGCAGGAACAGCAGATTTAGGTGAACCTGAAGCCTTATATTTTACAAAAGTACTTTATCAAACCTATCCCTCGATTCCTAAACCGGTAGTGATTACTGAATCAACATCTGCCAATACGGGCGAAAATCTGCGGTTTACTGCAGCACTTCTGCAAACCAAGTATCCCCATCTGGCATTTGATACCAGTATGCAGAGGGTAATTATTGTAGCGAATGCATACCGGCAACGAAGGGTATTTCATACCTGCCAGTTGTATTTTTCGCAGGTTACCTGGATCAATTGCCCACCAGAAACCAGTTACCAGGCAGAATGGGAAATGTTTGCCTCCAAAGGTGAAAATCTGGATGTACAGTTAGTGGGTGAAACAGAACGTTTGCTTACTTATCCTGCTAAAGGATTTATGAGCAGTATTAGTATTCCAGACCAGATCATGGAAGCGTATCATACATTGAAAGAAAGCCTGTAA
- a CDS encoding S41 family peptidase, translated as MKTLLLCFLICFAGLLQSFQALSQTALPKPVITPAVTRKLIDTISQTLERYYIFPDKAVQMGQHLQQQRKKGIYRTIKDAHQLAGQLTRDMESIYADGHLYMSYDPDLSKAILEVNPDKRRREDSLALLSARESNFGLNRVEILDGNIGYLPVYSFTRFVSLAKPSFSSALRFLSHTQALILDLRYNGGGSPEMVGQLGSYFFSVSTPFTSIYNRRIDSSSVYWADPARAEGVTLSMPVYILTSSSTFSAGEDFAYSMQQSKRATVVGDTTGGGAHPAGPFVLGDGFILHLPFAQSINPYSKTNWEGTGVIPDMAASAEEALQMAHKLILQQFIQQATDDKQKRKLLWAVHALDATSNTHTIDQQALAHYTGDYNGLIVYLQEEKLYCKNTGRGNQITQLQEIKKDWFVLNEQVHVEFIKEDGKNFSLLKLHWRDGREIPVYKSK; from the coding sequence ATGAAAACACTGCTCCTTTGTTTCCTGATCTGCTTTGCCGGTTTATTACAATCGTTCCAGGCATTATCTCAAACTGCTTTGCCTAAGCCAGTTATAACCCCTGCAGTTACAAGAAAGCTGATTGATACGATCAGCCAGACTTTAGAGCGGTATTATATTTTTCCAGACAAAGCCGTACAGATGGGTCAGCACCTGCAACAGCAACGCAAGAAAGGGATATATCGGACAATTAAAGATGCGCACCAATTGGCTGGGCAACTTACCAGGGATATGGAAAGTATTTATGCAGATGGCCATTTATACATGAGCTATGATCCTGATCTTTCGAAAGCCATTCTGGAAGTAAATCCTGATAAGCGAAGAAGAGAAGATTCACTGGCTTTGCTTTCTGCCAGAGAATCGAATTTTGGGTTGAACCGGGTAGAAATATTAGATGGTAATATAGGTTATCTGCCTGTTTATAGCTTTACCCGGTTTGTTTCCCTGGCCAAACCCAGTTTTTCTTCGGCATTACGCTTTTTATCTCATACACAAGCCTTGATATTAGATCTCCGATACAATGGGGGAGGCAGTCCGGAAATGGTAGGTCAGCTTGGCAGCTATTTTTTCTCCGTTTCCACGCCATTTACCAGTATTTATAACCGGCGTATCGACAGTAGCAGTGTATATTGGGCTGACCCGGCTCGTGCCGAAGGAGTAACCTTATCCATGCCAGTATATATTCTGACCAGTAGCAGCACTTTCTCTGCCGGAGAAGATTTTGCTTACAGCATGCAACAGTCTAAACGGGCTACAGTAGTAGGGGATACGACAGGTGGTGGTGCTCATCCGGCTGGTCCATTTGTGCTGGGTGATGGCTTTATTCTGCATCTTCCCTTTGCCCAATCTATAAATCCCTATTCAAAAACCAATTGGGAAGGCACCGGCGTTATTCCCGATATGGCTGCTTCAGCAGAAGAGGCTTTGCAAATGGCGCATAAATTAATTTTACAGCAATTCATTCAGCAAGCAACCGATGATAAACAGAAACGCAAACTATTATGGGCAGTACATGCACTAGACGCAACAAGTAATACTCATACGATAGATCAACAAGCGCTTGCCCATTATACAGGAGATTACAATGGTTTAATTGTTTATTTGCAGGAGGAAAAGCTCTATTGTAAAAATACCGGCAGGGGCAACCAAATTACCCAATTGCAGGAAATCAAAAAAGACTGGTTTGTATTGAATGAGCAGGTGCATGTAGAATTTATAAAAGAGGATGGCAAGAATTTTTCGCTGCTCAAATTACACTGGCGGGATGGCCGGGAAATTCCGGTATACAAATCCAAATAA
- a CDS encoding multinuclear nonheme iron-dependent oxidase has protein sequence MAKILSSVACNLDVHILSASIPLLEESQVDAIEWSFDTLFNIWHTPGWFARLLTAFSKEERLIGHGVFFSLLSGKWSKEQYQWLSQLKQLSAEFHFDHITEHFGFMTGQSFHQGAPMCVPYSPATLAIGRDRLARIQEACSCPVGLENLAFAASLEQVKQQGEFLERLIEPVNGFIILDLHNLFCQMHNFFMDFEQLLSSYPLERVREIHISGGSWEKSGKQSERIIRRDTHDQAVPPEVFHLLEKTIPVCPNLKYVVLEQLGIALKTQESKAAFYQNFVQMKQIVEDNNQTIANSSENPFIPPSITLPETFVENQELYAQQRELSEILETSSSYEETNRLLKASSLAHTAWNIESWDPAMIETAIHIARKWKK, from the coding sequence TTGGCTAAGATTCTATCATCGGTTGCCTGTAATCTGGATGTTCATATACTTTCGGCCAGCATTCCTTTGCTGGAAGAGTCCCAGGTAGATGCCATTGAATGGTCATTTGACACCCTGTTTAATATCTGGCATACCCCAGGCTGGTTTGCCAGGCTGCTTACTGCCTTCAGCAAAGAAGAAAGGCTGATTGGCCATGGCGTATTTTTCTCCCTTTTGTCAGGCAAATGGTCTAAGGAGCAGTATCAGTGGCTTTCGCAGCTAAAACAGTTATCTGCAGAATTTCACTTTGACCATATTACCGAACATTTTGGCTTTATGACCGGACAGAGTTTTCATCAGGGAGCTCCTATGTGCGTACCGTATTCACCTGCTACTTTAGCTATTGGCAGGGATCGTCTGGCCAGAATACAGGAGGCTTGCTCTTGTCCGGTTGGGCTGGAAAATCTGGCGTTTGCTGCTTCACTGGAACAAGTAAAACAGCAGGGAGAATTTCTCGAAAGGCTGATTGAACCGGTGAACGGCTTTATTATACTTGATCTGCATAACCTGTTTTGCCAGATGCATAATTTCTTCATGGATTTTGAGCAACTTCTTTCATCTTATCCGCTGGAACGGGTTAGAGAAATTCATATTTCGGGAGGCAGCTGGGAAAAATCAGGGAAACAATCTGAACGGATCATCCGCAGGGATACCCATGATCAGGCTGTACCACCCGAAGTATTTCATCTATTAGAAAAAACTATACCGGTATGTCCCAATCTGAAATATGTGGTGCTGGAACAATTAGGTATTGCCTTAAAAACGCAGGAAAGTAAAGCTGCTTTTTATCAGAATTTTGTGCAAATGAAACAAATTGTGGAGGATAACAATCAAACGATTGCAAACTCTTCAGAAAACCCATTTATCCCACCATCCATTACTCTCCCGGAAACTTTTGTAGAAAACCAGGAACTCTATGCACAACAACGGGAATTGTCGGAAATTTTAGAAACCTCTTCTTCCTATGAAGAGACAAACAGGCTATTGAAAGCATCCAGTTTAGCGCATACTGCCTGGAATATCGAAAGCTGGGACCCGGCCATGATTGAAACTGCCATTCATATTGCCCGGAAATGGAAGAAATAG
- a CDS encoding DUF2939 domain-containing protein yields MKMYTRVLPALLLVLAVVYFFIYKQMPEYSLHQIKKAAEQHDQEKFEKFVDVHALSESLAIQFISYSSADRSEELVDPALKRSVSVASSTELNRTFQEIVADYVQNGKYSNDAELGGQTGETSPGVMLMQLQDYIVSKLEFDGFRTIDKQDGFADVTADFYMPQKNISLGLRMKMADKGKHWQIVEIENLSEFLKQMQ; encoded by the coding sequence ATGAAAATGTATACCAGAGTTCTGCCTGCTTTATTGCTGGTACTGGCAGTTGTTTACTTTTTTATCTATAAACAAATGCCTGAATATTCACTGCATCAAATCAAAAAAGCGGCTGAACAACACGATCAGGAAAAGTTTGAAAAATTTGTAGATGTGCATGCTTTATCAGAAAGTCTGGCCATCCAATTTATCTCCTATTCCAGTGCCGACAGATCAGAAGAACTGGTAGATCCGGCTTTGAAAAGATCTGTGTCTGTTGCCTCATCTACCGAGTTAAACAGAACTTTTCAGGAGATTGTAGCAGATTATGTACAAAATGGCAAGTACAGCAATGATGCCGAGCTAGGTGGACAAACTGGAGAAACATCACCGGGAGTTATGCTGATGCAGTTGCAGGATTATATTGTGAGTAAATTAGAATTTGATGGTTTCCGTACGATTGATAAGCAGGATGGATTTGCGGATGTAACTGCCGATTTTTATATGCCGCAAAAAAATATATCCCTCGGGCTTCGTATGAAAATGGCTGATAAAGGCAAGCACTGGCAAATTGTAGAAATCGAAAACCTGAGTGAGTTTCTCAAGCAAATGCAATAA
- a CDS encoding sensor histidine kinase → MKLLTKTSRIYLLFSLAIYLITGFAFYWIIRSVIYDEVESRLQVERQDFEAFMKDQESWSGSCYFVENKIDVLPVRQRAPITEEFKDTLIYNRYEANSDPFRQLTFYTTIGKLDYRVSIRKSLIESYKLIEVITLAMLTFLGLLLGSMFWFQRTLSGNLWRPFYDTLAKIKGFDLTSSKKIELAPEKITEFNELNEVLKKMSDKMQHDYRSLKEFTENASHEIQTPLSLINARVEQLIQSPELTSAQTYWIDEIYQASRRMSRLHQGLLLLAKIENKQFTDVEKLNFTELAISKLIDFEEILTIRQLKTFVVNEGPFIATISPSLADILLSNLLNNAIRHNQPGGQIQIKSTSGQLCVSNTGDKLKTEPERLFERFKKESTSADSLGLGLAIVKQICDNNQLQIQYTYVEGMHQMCLLKTELVPEPKSH, encoded by the coding sequence TTGAAATTACTCACCAAAACCAGCCGGATCTACCTGCTTTTTTCCTTAGCCATTTATTTAATAACCGGTTTTGCCTTTTACTGGATCATCCGGTCAGTAATTTACGACGAAGTGGAAAGCCGTTTGCAGGTGGAAAGGCAGGATTTTGAAGCCTTTATGAAAGACCAGGAAAGCTGGTCGGGGAGTTGCTATTTTGTAGAAAACAAAATTGATGTATTGCCTGTCAGGCAACGTGCGCCTATTACTGAAGAATTTAAAGATACACTCATTTATAACCGCTATGAAGCGAACAGCGATCCTTTCCGCCAGCTCACCTTTTATACTACTATTGGCAAGCTTGATTACCGGGTTTCGATACGTAAATCACTCATTGAGTCGTATAAACTGATTGAAGTGATCACCCTGGCGATGCTTACTTTTCTGGGCTTGCTGCTGGGATCAATGTTCTGGTTTCAACGGACCTTATCTGGGAATTTATGGCGGCCTTTTTACGATACTTTAGCTAAAATCAAGGGATTTGACCTGACCAGCAGTAAGAAGATAGAATTAGCCCCGGAGAAAATTACTGAATTCAATGAACTTAATGAGGTGCTGAAAAAGATGTCTGACAAGATGCAGCATGATTACCGGAGCCTGAAGGAATTTACAGAAAATGCCTCCCATGAGATTCAAACGCCTCTTTCGCTGATTAATGCCAGGGTCGAACAACTCATTCAATCCCCTGAACTAACTTCTGCTCAAACCTACTGGATCGATGAAATTTACCAGGCTTCGAGGCGCATGTCGCGCCTGCACCAGGGTTTGCTCTTACTGGCTAAAATAGAAAACAAACAATTTACCGATGTTGAAAAACTTAACTTTACAGAACTGGCCATTAGTAAGCTCATTGATTTTGAGGAAATATTGACGATACGTCAATTGAAAACGTTTGTAGTAAATGAGGGGCCTTTTATTGCTACTATTTCGCCGTCCTTGGCAGATATTCTGCTCAGTAACTTATTAAATAATGCCATCCGGCATAACCAGCCAGGCGGGCAAATCCAGATAAAGTCTACCTCTGGTCAGTTGTGTGTCAGCAATACAGGTGACAAACTTAAAACCGAACCAGAACGCCTTTTTGAACGCTTTAAGAAAGAATCTACCAGTGCCGATTCGCTGGGCTTAGGCCTGGCGATTGTTAAACAGATCTGCGACAATAATCAATTACAGATTCAATACACGTATGTAGAAGGTATGCATCAGATGTGTCTGCTAAAAACAGAACTGGTACCAGAGCCTAAATCGCATTGA
- a CDS encoding outer membrane beta-barrel family protein, with product MKKLYLLLSLCLLLLPSQVGFAQNTGKLSGVVQDDTGIALPFATVAILQTADNKMVTGAVTDDAGKFELKTPAAGKYKLRVSVIGYAQLDTPPFDVSGTEFSKNFGKLSLKQDTKVLQEVTVQSMRPTITSHADKLVVSVEGTALAAGNTAYEVLAKSPGVFIDQDGNIQLNGKGGIRIMIDGKLTYLTGKELQNFLQGMSAENLKDIEIITNPSSKYDAEGTAGILNINLKKNTLTGMNGSVNIGGQYNGMTSYSSGANINYKKGKWSSFVNADLSRRVFFRNAAFNREFNTPETSVRFNMNGRQEDIRLAPSVRLGTDYDISDKHSVGISANLYYQTFDSQFKTSTFQGNGDPALDSLITATNLIDGEFSNSTFNAHYIGKLDTTGTTLTGDIDYVRITNNADSRFINQYAQINGDALPRLVLLSSDNPSNFDIFSAKTDFAKPFSKDTKLELGAKASHVVSDNNLMFFTDAENLRIPDVRRTSHFIYKENIYAGYVNFNTKLAKKWSLQSGLRAEQTVGKGNLLTTGTVFTRNYLDWFPSIFLLNNITKNYQIAYKYSRRISRPRYEAMNPFVFYLDPYTYAQGNPNLRPAYTNSFELTQTLKNSYILTLGYSLTKNFIAEIPEQFTETRTTIFQQTNVKMFKNMNANLVIPVKVAKKWEINNNLTAAYQDYSVEQQGNTLRNQQFFFYAQSTSTIQLPKKLSLELNGVYQGPLAYGLYRISGMWWVDAGLKRSFMEDKLELALNVTDIFKTRQVVGAANYNGNVNEFDQYFGSRGIRLNLRYRFTKGASFEMKKRNTNLDELNRAGGNN from the coding sequence ATGAAAAAACTTTATCTCCTACTTTCTTTGTGTCTCCTGTTGCTCCCCTCACAGGTAGGGTTTGCCCAGAATACAGGCAAACTTTCAGGGGTGGTGCAGGATGATACCGGGATTGCGCTACCTTTTGCTACCGTTGCTATTCTGCAAACGGCAGATAATAAAATGGTAACCGGAGCGGTAACAGACGATGCTGGAAAGTTTGAGTTAAAAACACCTGCTGCCGGAAAATATAAGTTACGGGTAAGTGTAATTGGATATGCCCAGCTCGATACACCGCCCTTTGACGTAAGCGGAACAGAGTTTTCAAAGAATTTTGGTAAACTTTCCCTCAAGCAAGATACCAAAGTATTGCAGGAAGTAACCGTACAATCTATGCGGCCTACCATTACGAGTCATGCTGATAAACTGGTGGTGAGTGTAGAAGGAACCGCTTTAGCTGCCGGAAATACGGCTTATGAAGTACTGGCCAAATCTCCCGGCGTTTTTATCGACCAGGATGGTAATATCCAGCTGAATGGAAAAGGCGGCATCCGGATCATGATTGATGGCAAACTCACGTATCTAACTGGCAAGGAATTACAGAATTTCCTGCAAGGGATGTCTGCCGAAAACCTGAAAGACATTGAAATCATCACCAATCCTTCTTCCAAATACGATGCAGAAGGAACAGCAGGTATTCTGAATATCAATCTGAAAAAAAATACCCTGACCGGCATGAATGGAAGTGTAAATATAGGCGGGCAATATAACGGCATGACAAGTTACTCATCCGGAGCTAATATCAATTATAAAAAAGGCAAGTGGAGTTCATTTGTGAATGCCGATCTGTCCAGGCGTGTTTTTTTCCGAAATGCTGCCTTCAACAGGGAATTTAACACCCCTGAAACCAGTGTCAGGTTCAATATGAATGGCCGCCAGGAAGATATCCGGCTGGCACCTTCTGTGCGGTTGGGAACAGATTATGATATTTCAGATAAACACAGTGTAGGTATTAGTGCCAATTTATATTACCAGACTTTTGACAGCCAGTTTAAAACATCTACTTTTCAGGGAAATGGTGATCCTGCCTTAGATTCACTGATTACAGCCACTAACCTGATAGATGGCGAGTTTTCAAACAGTACCTTTAATGCCCATTACATAGGCAAACTCGATACAACGGGTACTACCTTAACTGGCGATATCGATTATGTCCGGATAACTAATAATGCAGATTCCAGGTTTATTAACCAGTACGCTCAAATCAATGGCGATGCCCTTCCCCGGCTGGTGTTGTTAAGCAGTGATAACCCAAGCAATTTTGATATATTTTCAGCCAAAACAGATTTTGCAAAACCATTTTCTAAGGATACTAAACTGGAACTGGGGGCTAAAGCCAGTCATGTAGTTTCGGATAATAACCTGATGTTTTTTACCGACGCCGAAAACCTGCGCATTCCCGATGTAAGGCGTACTTCTCATTTTATTTACAAGGAAAATATTTATGCCGGGTATGTAAATTTTAATACCAAGCTCGCCAAGAAATGGAGTTTGCAAAGTGGCTTACGGGCGGAACAGACCGTAGGAAAAGGCAATCTGCTCACGACAGGTACAGTTTTTACCCGTAATTACCTGGACTGGTTTCCAAGTATATTCCTGCTCAATAACATTACTAAGAATTACCAGATCGCCTACAAATACAGCCGTCGGATCAGCCGGCCGAGATATGAGGCTATGAACCCTTTTGTATTCTACCTCGATCCCTATACCTATGCCCAGGGAAATCCTAATTTACGTCCGGCCTATACCAATTCTTTTGAACTGACCCAGACCCTGAAAAACAGCTATATCCTTACCCTTGGCTATTCGCTGACAAAAAACTTTATTGCAGAAATTCCCGAGCAGTTTACTGAAACCAGGACTACCATTTTCCAGCAGACCAACGTGAAGATGTTCAAAAATATGAATGCGAACCTGGTGATTCCTGTTAAAGTGGCTAAAAAATGGGAAATCAATAATAACCTGACAGCTGCCTATCAAGATTATAGTGTAGAACAACAGGGAAATACGCTCCGCAACCAGCAGTTCTTTTTCTATGCGCAGTCAACGAGTACCATACAATTACCCAAAAAGCTTAGCTTAGAACTGAATGGTGTATACCAGGGGCCGCTTGCCTATGGCTTGTACAGAATTTCAGGAATGTGGTGGGTAGATGCCGGCCTGAAACGTTCCTTCATGGAGGACAAACTGGAATTAGCTCTGAATGTTACCGATATATTTAAAACCAGGCAAGTAGTAGGAGCCGCCAATTACAATGGCAATGTAAATGAGTTTGACCAGTATTTTGGCTCACGGGGTATTCGCCTGAACCTGCGCTACCGCTTTACCAAGGGTGCTTCATTTGAAATGAAAAAACGCAATACCAATCTGGATGAACTAAACCGGGCTGGAGGTAATAATTAA